The following are from one region of the Geoalkalibacter subterraneus genome:
- a CDS encoding sensor histidine kinase: protein MPLKTTDVSVITKVIIFSVMLVVVGISSFGAFHLKREREHLYQVSRKNAQVLISTIERSIFNSMCLGNTEEVQTMLETVGNGPDLVNVRIFHPSGVVLKSSNPAELGQLVNAGDYALFTEGRHEGIFTLGDQEVIGIVSLIRNQPNCARCHGPGEQVLGILNLNVSLAETHGQLRETTRLFLFSTLSMIAILAAGISWVLVRFVKSPLRHLARQMARVQNGDLGVRITPRFDDEIGQLSHSFNEMVDNLEKAREELKHYHYRQMERADRLAAVGEMATGIAHEIKNPLAGISGAMSVLADQFDEDDERRTIIAEVLDQLGRLNKIATDLLHFGRPAKPHFSHIDVNELVRKTLFFSAQHPEGREVEKVQELADNLPLIWVDEKQIQQVLFNIIVNALQAMPEGGVLRISTSRAEDADRIRITISDTGRGVRPEQIEQIFTPFFTTKTQGTGLGLAICKQIIEHHGGVIMVESRLGEGTTFIIELPTAAAGGSETKGEAPGAETENTRR from the coding sequence TTGCCGTTGAAGACCACCGATGTCAGTGTGATCACCAAGGTGATCATTTTCAGCGTTATGCTTGTGGTGGTGGGGATTTCCAGCTTTGGAGCCTTTCATCTCAAGCGCGAGCGCGAACACCTCTATCAGGTGTCGCGCAAGAACGCCCAGGTTCTGATATCGACGATTGAGCGGTCCATTTTCAACTCCATGTGCCTCGGCAATACCGAAGAGGTGCAGACGATGCTGGAGACGGTCGGCAACGGCCCCGATCTGGTCAACGTGCGCATTTTTCATCCTTCGGGTGTCGTGCTCAAGTCTTCCAACCCGGCGGAGCTGGGGCAGCTGGTCAATGCCGGAGATTACGCGCTTTTTACCGAAGGGCGGCATGAGGGGATTTTCACCCTTGGCGACCAGGAAGTGATCGGGATTGTTTCCCTGATCCGCAATCAGCCCAATTGCGCCCGCTGTCACGGCCCCGGTGAGCAGGTGCTCGGCATTCTAAATCTCAATGTATCTCTGGCGGAAACCCACGGTCAGCTGCGTGAAACCACCCGCCTGTTTCTTTTTTCGACTCTCAGCATGATCGCAATTCTGGCTGCCGGAATCAGTTGGGTGCTGGTGCGGTTTGTCAAGAGTCCCCTGCGGCATCTTGCACGCCAGATGGCCCGCGTGCAGAACGGTGACCTGGGAGTGCGCATCACGCCGCGTTTCGATGACGAGATCGGCCAGTTGTCCCATAGTTTCAATGAGATGGTGGATAACCTGGAGAAAGCCCGCGAGGAACTCAAGCATTATCATTATCGGCAGATGGAGCGGGCTGATCGCCTCGCTGCAGTGGGAGAGATGGCCACCGGGATTGCCCACGAAATCAAAAACCCGCTGGCGGGCATCAGCGGCGCCATGTCTGTGCTGGCCGATCAGTTTGATGAAGACGACGAGCGCAGAACGATTATCGCCGAGGTGCTTGACCAGCTGGGGCGCCTGAACAAGATCGCGACGGATCTGCTGCACTTCGGACGCCCGGCCAAGCCTCATTTCAGCCATATCGACGTCAACGAGCTGGTGCGCAAGACACTCTTCTTCTCGGCTCAGCATCCGGAAGGGCGCGAGGTTGAAAAAGTTCAGGAGCTGGCCGACAACCTGCCCTTGATCTGGGTGGACGAAAAGCAGATTCAGCAGGTGCTGTTCAACATCATTGTCAATGCCCTGCAGGCCATGCCGGAGGGCGGTGTCTTGCGGATATCAACCTCCCGGGCTGAAGATGCCGATCGTATACGGATCACCATCAGCGACACCGGACGGGGTGTGCGCCCGGAGCAGATTGAACAGATTTTTACCCCGTTTTTCACCACCAAGACCCAGGGCACAGGATTGGGTTTGGCCATCTGCAAGCAGATCATTGAACACCATGGCGGCGTGATTATGGTCGAAAGCCGCCTGGGTGAGGGAACAACCTTCATTATTGAATTGCCGACCGCCGCTGCGGGCGGCTCAGAAACCAAGGGAGAAGCGCCCGGTGCCGAAACAGAAAATACTCGTCGTTGA
- a CDS encoding transketolase family protein, with the protein MSEKIATRDAYGKTLLELGRENSKIVVLDADLSGSTKTGLFAKEFPERFFNAGIAEANMVGMAAGLSAGGMIPFASTFAVFASGRAFEQIRQSLAYPRLNAKIVATHGGITVGEDGGSHQSVEDLAIMRALPNMTVLCPADGPETAAAVRAVAEYDGPVYMRLGRAKVPCVFEEGFDYRIGAGKLVREGTDLTFVTTGLMTAQALDAACILEEGGVSARVVHLGTVKPLDVDLVLKAARETGALVTAEEHSVIGGLGGAVCETLAEGFPVPVERVGLRDVFGQSGTAEELLLHYGLTPAELVEAAQRVLKRKSR; encoded by the coding sequence GTGAGCGAAAAAATAGCGACCCGTGATGCCTACGGGAAGACATTGCTGGAGTTGGGGCGCGAAAATTCGAAAATCGTGGTTCTCGATGCCGATCTCTCCGGTTCGACCAAAACCGGACTTTTTGCCAAGGAATTTCCCGAGCGGTTTTTCAATGCCGGCATTGCCGAAGCCAACATGGTGGGAATGGCGGCAGGCCTGTCGGCCGGCGGGATGATCCCCTTCGCGTCCACTTTTGCCGTATTTGCCTCGGGGCGGGCCTTTGAGCAGATTCGCCAATCCCTGGCCTATCCCAGGCTCAATGCCAAGATCGTTGCGACTCATGGCGGCATCACCGTCGGGGAGGACGGCGGTTCGCATCAGTCCGTTGAGGATCTCGCCATCATGCGGGCTCTGCCCAACATGACCGTTCTCTGCCCTGCCGATGGCCCGGAAACCGCCGCTGCGGTGCGGGCGGTCGCCGAATATGATGGCCCGGTCTACATGCGTTTAGGACGCGCCAAGGTGCCCTGCGTGTTCGAAGAGGGATTCGACTATCGCATCGGTGCCGGCAAGCTGGTGCGCGAAGGTACGGATCTGACCTTTGTCACGACCGGTCTGATGACCGCCCAGGCCCTGGATGCCGCCTGCATCCTGGAAGAGGGGGGCGTCAGCGCCCGGGTTGTGCACCTGGGCACCGTCAAGCCTCTCGATGTTGATCTTGTTTTAAAAGCCGCCCGGGAAACCGGCGCGCTGGTCACCGCAGAAGAACACTCCGTTATCGGCGGTTTGGGCGGTGCCGTTTGTGAAACCCTGGCCGAGGGATTTCCGGTGCCGGTGGAGCGGGTCGGCCTGCGGGACGTTTTCGGCCAGTCCGGAACGGCCGAAGAGCTTCTGCTTCACTACGGGCTGACGCCGGCAGAACTGGTGGAGGCCGCACAAAGAGTGCTCAAGCGCAAGTCACGCTGA
- a CDS encoding transketolase — protein MLDEQKVQELNDTARQLRVDVLKMLNTARSGHTGGSLSALDVLTVLFFQTMRHDPTNPHWPDRDRFVLSKGHAAPALYACLAHGGYFPPEDLKTLRRLGSHLQGHPDMRKTPGVEVCTGSLGQGLSQAVGLSLAARLQKRSSRTYCLLGDGEVQEGQIWEAAMAAAHYQLDNLCVLLDWNGLQIDGEVQKVMGVTPLGPKFLAFGWHVLEVDGHDISAINRALDEAARYSGKPTMIVARTVKGKGVPFFEHKANYHGVPPSDDELDRALEHLGHS, from the coding sequence ATGCTCGATGAGCAGAAGGTCCAGGAGTTGAACGATACCGCCCGTCAGTTGCGGGTGGATGTTCTCAAGATGCTCAACACCGCCCGTTCCGGCCACACCGGGGGAAGCCTCTCGGCGCTGGACGTGTTGACGGTTCTGTTTTTTCAGACCATGCGCCACGATCCCACCAATCCTCACTGGCCTGATCGCGACCGCTTTGTGCTCTCCAAGGGGCATGCCGCGCCGGCGCTCTATGCCTGCCTGGCTCATGGCGGCTATTTTCCGCCCGAGGACCTCAAGACCCTGCGTCGCCTCGGCAGTCACCTGCAGGGGCACCCCGACATGCGCAAGACGCCCGGGGTGGAGGTCTGTACCGGCTCTCTCGGGCAGGGGCTGTCCCAGGCTGTTGGGCTCTCTCTGGCCGCCCGTCTGCAGAAGCGATCCAGCCGGACTTACTGCCTGCTGGGTGATGGCGAGGTTCAGGAGGGGCAGATCTGGGAAGCGGCGATGGCCGCCGCCCACTACCAGCTTGACAACCTGTGCGTTCTGCTGGACTGGAACGGGTTGCAGATCGACGGTGAGGTGCAGAAAGTTATGGGGGTGACGCCCCTGGGACCCAAATTTCTCGCCTTCGGCTGGCATGTCCTGGAAGTGGACGGGCATGACATCTCGGCGATCAACCGCGCTCTGGACGAAGCGGCCCGGTATTCCGGCAAGCCGACCATGATCGTTGCCCGCACCGTCAAAGGCAAGGGCGTGCCGTTTTTCGAGCACAAGGCCAACTACCACGGTGTGCCGCCCAGCGACGATGAGCTCGACCGCGCACTGGAGCACCTGGGGCATTCCTGA
- a CDS encoding sigma-54-dependent transcriptional regulator, whose amino-acid sequence MPKQKILVVDDEHLIRWSLEQNLNKQGYEVLTAGSGEEALKVIHDESPDLMLLDIQLPGINGLDVLEKAKAIDEELIVIMITALGVLETAVKAMRMGAYDYISKPFNLDELAITIKKALETGELRREVAHLRSSQTQKFGIHNIIGESRHMHDMLDMVKKVAQSDASTVLIQGESGTGKEVIAKAIHFESARADKPFMAINCAAVPETLLESELMGHERGAFTDAKVQKKGLFEMADGGTIFLDEIGDMAMGMQAKLLRVLEERSFRRIGGSKDITVDVRIISATNKNLMQSIEEKSFRNDLYYRLQVIPIFLPPLRERKDDILPLTEHFIQFFNKEFGKNVRGISRMAEKFLFEYHWPGNIRELRNVIERAIILENEETLLLEHLPQEIVGKTSTAASAPLSFRIPPEGVDIEEVERELIRQSLELAEGNQSKAAKKLHMGIDAFRYRMKKFGFL is encoded by the coding sequence GTGCCGAAACAGAAAATACTCGTCGTTGACGACGAACACCTGATCCGTTGGTCGCTGGAGCAGAATCTCAACAAGCAGGGCTATGAAGTACTGACTGCCGGCTCCGGCGAGGAAGCCCTCAAGGTGATCCACGACGAATCACCCGACCTGATGCTGCTTGATATCCAGCTGCCGGGTATAAACGGCTTGGACGTGCTGGAAAAAGCCAAAGCCATCGATGAGGAACTCATTGTCATCATGATTACCGCCCTGGGGGTGCTGGAGACGGCGGTCAAGGCGATGCGCATGGGAGCCTACGACTATATCAGCAAGCCGTTCAACCTTGACGAGCTGGCGATTACCATCAAAAAAGCGCTGGAAACGGGAGAGCTCCGGCGAGAGGTGGCGCATCTGCGATCCTCTCAAACGCAGAAATTCGGCATTCACAACATCATTGGTGAAAGCCGCCACATGCACGACATGCTCGACATGGTCAAAAAAGTGGCTCAGAGCGATGCCAGCACTGTGTTGATCCAGGGAGAGAGCGGCACCGGCAAGGAGGTCATTGCCAAGGCCATTCATTTCGAGAGTGCGCGCGCTGACAAGCCTTTTATGGCGATCAACTGTGCGGCGGTGCCGGAAACATTACTCGAAAGCGAGTTGATGGGGCATGAGCGCGGTGCCTTTACGGATGCCAAGGTGCAGAAAAAGGGCCTGTTTGAAATGGCCGACGGCGGCACCATCTTTCTCGATGAGATCGGTGACATGGCCATGGGGATGCAGGCCAAGCTGCTGCGGGTTCTTGAGGAGCGCTCCTTCCGCCGCATCGGCGGTTCCAAGGATATCACCGTCGATGTACGCATCATTTCCGCAACCAACAAGAATCTGATGCAGTCCATCGAGGAGAAGAGCTTCCGCAACGATCTGTATTATCGTTTGCAGGTCATCCCGATTTTTCTGCCGCCGCTGAGGGAGCGAAAGGATGATATTCTGCCTCTGACCGAACATTTCATTCAATTCTTCAACAAAGAGTTCGGCAAGAACGTGCGCGGGATCTCCAGAATGGCGGAAAAATTTCTGTTCGAATACCACTGGCCCGGCAACATCCGTGAACTGCGCAACGTGATCGAGCGCGCGATCATCCTGGAGAATGAAGAAACGCTGTTGCTCGAGCATCTGCCCCAGGAGATCGTCGGCAAGACCAGTACGGCGGCTTCTGCGCCGTTGAGCTTTCGGATTCCACCGGAAGGGGTGGACATCGAGGAGGTCGAGCGTGAGCTGATCCGCCAGTCACTCGAACTTGCGGAAGGCAACCAGTCCAAGGCCGCGAAAAAGCTACACATGGGGATCGATGCTTTTCGCTATCGGATGAAAAAATTCGGCTTTCTTTGA